A single genomic interval of Scylla paramamosain isolate STU-SP2022 chromosome 12, ASM3559412v1, whole genome shotgun sequence harbors:
- the LOC135106015 gene encoding coiled-coil domain-containing protein 32-like produces the protein MQGEVDGLWGPSGTMGTDTSVSLGFEDSFSPQGRQLEDTAQSPSQENYVPLQDSQQYLAGLESKLARIQGRTASSRKTESRRLLDALAGSRSHQTAQLMQDSESSCGNIPTMDVPSSSTIDPQGALGAMLRRVAPDRVALTPEELCHLLQADLLAQMHESENDASPDTHGTVGDKNLPLGNTCENQDKTSANLSGTGEPREPSSDEGEK, from the exons atgcag GGTGAGGTGGATGGTCTGTGGGGCCCCTCAGGAACTATGGGAACCGACACATCAGTCTCCTTGGGTTTTGAGGATTCCTTTTCTCCACAAGGTAGACAGCTGGAGGACACTGCTCAAAGTCCCAGTCAAG agAATTATGTTCCACTTCAAGACTCCCAGCAGTATCTGGCAGGACTTGAGTCCAAACTGGCTCGCATTCAAGGCCGTACTGCCTCCAGCAGGAAGACAGAGAGTCGCAGACTACTGGATGCCTTGGCTGGCTCTAGAAGCCACCAGACTGCCCAGCTGATGCAGGACAGTGAGTCTTCATGTGGGAACATTCCTACAATGGATGTACCATCATCATCCACCATAGATCCACAAG GGGCTTTGGGTGCCATGTTGAGAAGGGTGGCACCTGACCGAGTGGCCCTCACCCCTGAAGAATTGTGCCATTTGCTGCAGGCTGATCTGCTTGCACAGATGCATGAATCAGAGAATGATGCCTCACCAGATACTCATGGGACTGTAGGAGACAAGAACCTCCCACTGGGAAACACCTGTGAGAACCAGGATAAAACATCAGCCAATCTTTCAGGAACTGGAGAACCCAGGGAACCTTCAtctgatgaaggagagaaatga
- the LOC135106016 gene encoding uncharacterized protein LOC135106016 isoform X2: MRTNVFGASKKRGRDRVGLPRIGQCGVSRSPSLPCLGDAVNFVSAALLSGRGGAVSQELSLTGQLMPLDVYRAVVRQVRTQVPRGKRRGGSGEADRNALPQ; the protein is encoded by the exons ATGCGAACCAATGTATTCGGCGCAAGCAAGAAGCGAGGGCGAGACAGAGTGGGTCTGCCCAGGATTGGGCAATGTGGTGTCTCCcgttccccttccctgccctgcctGGGTGATGCTGTGAACTT CGTCTCCGCAGCCCTCCTGTCAGGGAGAGGGGGCGCCGTGTCCCAGGAGCTGTCTCTAACTGGCCAGCTAATGCCTCTTGATGTCTACAGGGCggtggtgaggcaggtgaggactCAAG TCCCCAGAGGGAAGAGGCGAGGCGGTAGTGGAGAGGCGGACAGGAATGCTCTGCCACAGTGA
- the LOC135106016 gene encoding uncharacterized protein LOC135106016 isoform X1 — MRTNVFGASKKRGRDRVGLPRIGQCGVSRSPSLPCLGDAVNFVSAALLSGRGGAVSQELSLTGQLMPLDVYRAVVRQSPEGRGEAVVERRTGMLCHSEGCFPE, encoded by the exons ATGCGAACCAATGTATTCGGCGCAAGCAAGAAGCGAGGGCGAGACAGAGTGGGTCTGCCCAGGATTGGGCAATGTGGTGTCTCCcgttccccttccctgccctgcctGGGTGATGCTGTGAACTT CGTCTCCGCAGCCCTCCTGTCAGGGAGAGGGGGCGCCGTGTCCCAGGAGCTGTCTCTAACTGGCCAGCTAATGCCTCTTGATGTCTACAGGGCggtggtgaggcag TCCCCAGAGGGAAGAGGCGAGGCGGTAGTGGAGAGGCGGACAGGAATGCTCTGCCACAGTGAGGGTTGTTTCCCTGAATGA
- the LOC135106014 gene encoding tRNA (guanine(37)-N1)-methyltransferase-like, whose product MNLSVRSLWHIWTSLKRCEKKGFASLSSVVKFPSFLSKSSRSWNQPAFSWTLGTSESFCLSSSVQSNTPLCKPNMETTIILPPETVSGMMELDRGAFQKKISVPHVTVKSSIINSVIKCLKKYLLKLEKSKPVRTADDDGDKKEILLNPILVKSLEVIKKELGEIISKDEVTFGYREITLGYENWKAEDILKAVLPANQEGAQSFSIVGHILHLNLREHLLPYKTLIGEVYLDKVPNISMVVNKVNTIDSTYRNFQMEILGGTGDTVVTVKENGCSFTMDFARVYWNPRLSTEHGRVVGRLRHGDVLYDVMAGVGPFAVPAGRKKCHVLANDLNPESFNALVKNCTKNKVVERVKCFNMDGHDFIQTILKADLMERWKDPHFVGSVHITMNLPALAVTFLPSFKGLMNGVQEVLQDVELPVVHVYMFTKETAEDVAIGQVAENLGYLSKPSEVAKAGEVLQDGALDSDTLKNCEKSKSHKSYESLKRHVQEVIHVRQVAPNKAMMRVSFQLPLEVLLESSDEEPLCKKLKSS is encoded by the exons ATGAATTT GTCAGTTCGTTCCCTGTGGCACATATGGACCAGCTTGAAGAGATGTGAGAAAAAAGGCTTTGCCAGTCTCAGTTCTGTGGTGAAGTTTCCATCATTTCTTTCAAAGTCATCAAGATCTTGGAACCAACCTGCCTTCAGCTGGACTTTGGGCACCAGTGAatccttttgtttatcttcctctGTCCAGAGCAACACTCCTCTTTGCAAACCAAACATGGAGACCACCATTATACTTCCCCCTGAAACTGTCAGTGGAATGATGGAACTTGACCGAGGAGCTTTTCAAAAGAAAATCTCAGTACCTCACGTGACTGTCAAAAGCAGTATAATCAACAGTGTGATTAAATGTTTGAAAAAATATTTGTTGAAATTGGAAAAATCAAAACCTGTCAGaactgctgatgatgatggagataagaaagaaatactTCTTAATCCTATTTTAGTGAAGAGTTTAGAAGTTATCAAGAAAGAGCTAGGAGAAATCATTAGCAAAGATGAGGTAACATTTGGCTACAGAGAGATTACTCTGGGATATGAAAATTGGAAAGCTGAAGACATCTTAAAAGCTGTCCTTCCTGCCAACCAGGAGGGTGCCCAGAGCTTCTCCATAGTTGGCCACATTCTTCACCTCAACCTGCGAGAGCATCTGCTGCCATACAAGACTCTCATTGGGGAGGTGTACCTGGACAAAGTGCCAAACATCTCCATGGTCGTGAATAAAGTCAATACCATTGATTCTACATACAGGAATTTTCAGATGGAGATTCTTGGGGGCACTGGAGACACTGTAGTCACTGTGAAGGAGAATGGCTGTTCCTTCACAATGGACTTTGCCCGGGTGTATTGGAACCCTCGGCTGTCAACAGAGCACGGCAGGGTGGTGGGGCGGCTGCGGCATGGAGACGTCCTTTACGATGTGATGGCAGGGGTGGGGCCATTTGCTGTTCCTGCTGGCAGGAAGAAGTGCCACGTTTTGGCCAATGACCTCAACCCAGAGTCCTTTAATGCCTTGGTAAAAAACTGCACCAAGAACAAAGTTGTGGAAAGGGTGAAATGCTTCAACATGGATGGACATGACTTCATTCAGACAATACTGAAGGCTGATCTAATGGAACGATGGAAAGATCCGCACTTTGTGGGCAGTGTGCATATAACTATGAACCTTCCAGCACTGGCAGTGACCTTCTTGCCAAGCTTTAAAGGCCTCATGAATGGTGTCCAGGAAGTGCTGCAGGATGTGGAGCTGCCTGTGGTTCATGTGTACATGTTTACTAAAGAGACGGCAGAAGACGTTGCCATTGGACAAGTGGCTGAGAATTTGGGTTATCTCTCCAAGCCTAGTGAAGTGGCAAAAGCTGGTGAGGTATTACAGGATGGTGCTCTTGATAGTGATACTTTAAAAAACTGTGAAAAGTCTAAATCTCACAAAAGTTATGAAAGTCTAAAGAGGCATGTTCAGGAGGTGATTCATGTAAGACAGGTGGCTCCAAATAAGGCTATGATGCGAGTCAGCTTTCAGTTACCTTTAGAAGTGTTGCTGGAGAGTTCTGATGAAGAACCTTTGTGTAAGAAGTTAAAGTCATCCTGA